The proteins below are encoded in one region of Pan paniscus chromosome 4, NHGRI_mPanPan1-v2.0_pri, whole genome shotgun sequence:
- the LOC129398493 gene encoding LOW QUALITY PROTEIN: tubulin beta-8 chain-like (The sequence of the model RefSeq protein was modified relative to this genomic sequence to represent the inferred CDS: inserted 1 base in 1 codon), whose product MVVGSDGRYFSRMAIEIVVQMAAANGFWEVISDEHAIDSAGTYHGDSHLQLERINVYYNEASGSRYVPRAVLVDLEPGTMDSVRSGPFGQVVRPDNFISGQCGAGNNWAKGHYTEGAELMESVMDVVXEAESCDCLQGFQLTHSLGGGTGSGMGTLLISKIREEYPDRIINTLSILPSPKVSDTVVEPYNATLSVHQLMENMDETFCIDNEALYDICSKALKLPTPTYGDLNHLVSATMSGVTMCLRFPGQLNADLRKLAVNMVPFPRLHFFMPGFAPLTSRGSQQYWALTVAELTQQMFDAKNMMAACDPHHGHYLTAAAIFRGRMPMREVDEQMFNIQDKNSSYFADWLPNNVKTAVCDIPPRGLKMSATFIGNNTAIQELFTCVSEQFTAMFRRKAFLHWYTGEGMDEMEFTEAESNMNDLVPEYQQYQDATAEEEEDEECAEEEVA is encoded by the exons TTCTGGGAGGTGATCTCTGATGAACATGCCATCGACTCCGCTGGCACCTACCATGGGGACAGCCACCTGCAGCTGGAGCGCATCAACGTGTACTACAACGAGGCCAGCG GTAGCAGGTACGTGCCCCGCGCTGTGCTCGTGGATCTGGAGCCGGGCACCATGGACTCTGTGCGCTCGGGGCCCTTCGGGCAGGTCGTCAGGCCAGACAACTTCATTTCCG GTCAGTGTGGGGCCGGAAACAACTGGGCCAAGGGACACTACACCGAAGGCGCGGAGCTGATGGAGTCAGTGATGGACgttg aggaggctgagagctgtgactgcctgcagggtttcCAGCTGACCCACTCCCTGGGTGGGGGGACTGGGTCTGGGATGGGTACCCTTCTCATCAGTAAGATCCGGGAGGAGTACCCAGACAGGATCATAAACACATTGAGCATCCTGCCCTCGCCCAAGGTGTCAGACACCGTGGTGGAGCCCTACAACGCCACCCTCTCAGTCCACCAGCTCATGGAAAACATGGATGAGACCTTCTGTATAGATAACGAAGCGCTATATGACATATGTTCCAAGGCCCTAAAACTGCCCACACCCACCTATGGTGACCTGAACCACCTGGTGTCTGCTACCATGAGTGGGGTCACCATGTGCCTGCGCTTCCCGGGCCAGCTGAATGCTGACCTGCGGAAGCTGGCCGTGAACATGGTTCCGTTTCCCCGGCTGCATTTCTTCATGCCCGGCTTTGCCCCACTGACCAGCCGGGGCAGCCAGCAGTACTGGGCCTTGACTGTGGCTGAGCTCACCCAGCAGATGTTTGATGCTAAGAACATGATGGCTGCCTGTGACCCCCATCACGGCCACTACCTAACGGCGGCTGCCATTTTCAGGGGTCGCATGCCCATGAGGGAGGTGGATGAACAGATGTTCAACATTCAAGATAAGAACAGCAGCTACTTTGCTGACTGGCTCCCCAACAACGTAAAAACAGCCGTCTGTGACATCCCACCCCGGGGGCTAAAAATGTCAGCCACCTTCATTGGGAATAATACGGCCATCCAGGAACTCTTCACATGTGTCTCAGAGCAGTTTACAGCAATGTTCAGGCGCAAGGCCTTCCTCCACTGGTACACAGGCGAGGGCATGGATGAGATGGAATTCACCGAGGCCGAGAGCAACATGAACGACCTGGTGCCTGAATATCAGCAATATCAGGATGCCacggcggaggaggaggaggatgaggagtgtGCTGAGGAGGAGGTGGCCTAG